CTCTATTTCCCTCCACTACTTGCAGGTACCTTGGTCAACAATATCAGGCTCCCCAGGGGTCACCAGCTGGAACTGAGTGACGGTGACCTCCTAACCTTTGGCCCCAAGGGGCCGGTGGGGGCCAGCCCTCCTGAATTCTACTTCATGTTCCAGCGTGTCCGAGTACGCCCCCAGGACTTTGCTGCTATCACTATCCCTAGAGTTGGGGGGGAATCAGGAGGCGGAGGTGGCTTTTGGCCTATGCTGCCCCCTCTTGGGGCCCCTCAGCGTCCCCTCAGcaccctctcccctgctcccaagGCTACTCTGATTCTCAGCTCTATTGGCAGCCTCAGCAAACTCCAACCTCAGCCCCTCACCTTCTCCAGGGTCGGAGGTGGAGGTCAGGGCCTGACCCTTCCTGTGGCCCTTAGGGAGGCAGGGGCAGCTCTTCCTACCCCACCTCCAGCCCCTCGGAACCGCCGGAAGTCAGCACACAAGGTGCTGGCTGAGCTGGAAGATGAGGGGGAAGCTGAAGAGAGCCCTCCCAGATTTCAGGCCGAGAGCAGGAAGAAGCCTCGAGGAATGAAGACTCCAGTCACTCCCAGTGGGTAAGTGGGGAGACCCTCCCTGCTAATTCAGAGAAAACCTAGGGCTGGCCCCCTCTTCCTCTACATCTCTGTTCTCTGGAACCTATACGCATACATAAACAAGACAACTCCAGCCCAAATAAGCCATTTCACCATTCGATTCTGTGGATTGCTAAGATTCTATGTTCTatgagaggaagaaacagaagcttGGTAGGTACCATAAGGAAAAGTATTGcagtgaggggcagctaggtagcagagagCCAAGccaggagacaagaagtcctgggttcaaatgtgacctcagatactttctagctgtgtgaaactgggcaagtcaattaaccctcattgcctagcccttaccattcttcttctgtcttagaactgatactgagacagaaagtaatggttttaaaaaacaaaaattgggagggaagaatggaaggagacaatatggatcaaataacttcagaaaatttatgtggaaatttgttattaaagaaaataaatttaatttaaaaaatattggggGAATAAGAAAGATgataaggaagagaagaatggTGGACATGGGAAAGAAAGAGTATATAGTACTTGaagatttataaaacatttactgAGGTAGAAGATAGAAGTAACAAGGATTcttcctattttacaggtgaggaaactaaacctCAGGTTAAATGATAGACTGTGTATCTTTTTCATAGGGAGGTAGTGTGGTCCTGTGGCAAGAACATTAAATgcagagtcagaaaacctgagtttgaattctacctttGCCACTTGCTACcggtatcaccctgggcaagtcacagcctgTCTGGGCATCATTTTCCCCCTATGAAAGATGAGGGAGTTTGGTGCCTTTACAAATTCAAAATCTTTGATCCTAGGATTTGCCTttggtcatacaactaataagtatcagtTAGAATATTTAAAActctaccttccattttagaatcagtcaatactgtgtattggttccaagaagagcGGTtggggctaagcaatgggggggtCACATAGTTtgaatgtgtctgaggtcagatttggaattctttttttctttctttttttcaaaccttacAATATTGCGTATTGACAccaagcagcaagggctaggcaatgggggttaagtgacttacccaggctcacacagccaagaagtatctgaggctagatttgacccctctaggcctgcctctctccactgagccacccagctgcccccatcccagACCTCTTGCCTGCCAAGTTCAGTATTCTTTTTATCATACCACACTATACCCTACTCAAAAATGGGGTGCGGGGAAGAGAAGAGCAGAAGGGatccttcagatacttcctattgtCTACTACTAGCTTATTTCCAAGGATAGGAGCGTACTTCTGTCTTCCCTCATCCAGGATTTTCAGTGACTTGGATCTCCCTTTCTTTCTACTGAATTCCCTTTCAGAAAGCGCCGAGGCCGTCCCCGGAAGTACCTGCCGCCTCGGACTGTAGCTCCCCCTCCggctgggggaggggagcccTGTGCAGCCCCCAGCTGCACCCCACCCCAGGAAGAGACAGTGGCCTGGGTCCAGTGCGATGGTTGTGATGCGTGGTTCCACGTGGCCTGTGCGGGATGCAGTTACCGGGCTGCCCGAGAGGCTGACTACCGCTGCTCTAGTTGCCAGCCCTAAGGTGATGGAAATCATTTAAGAAAGATCATGGCAACTCACTGCCTCTCCATGGAAATGGGACCCAAATGCCAGGGGTTGGATATGGTAGGGATGAAAGGGATTCTGAAAGaatactctctccttccctccccaggaAGAAAGGCTTCTTAGCAAGGCCCCCAGAGTAACACCAAGAAAAGGGCCTTTTCGCTGTGGCTGATGTCTCCAGGAGTGTCCACTTCCTAGAGAATATGAAACTGATTCAGGGTCCTGTTACCCCAGATGCCATGTGCTTGGGACCAGAGAGTTACCCAACTCTGGAAGTCAAGACTGTGTCAAATGAATGGCTTCAGGAACCCTACAGTTGGACGAGAAAGATTACAGAGTTCCATTTTGTAGTACTTTCCTGGGGGAATCTGGAAAACTTCAGGTTTGGCCGTGAGAgggcagggaaaggggaggggggagggtgaAATGGTTCCAGAATGACCCTGATTCCTCAAACCTGCCCACTTACAGCATAACAGCCTTCCCCAAAGCTCCACTTGCAATTATATCCAGTTCTCCAATCTTTGGTCTTTTCTCATCTCCCCATCTTTCCCATTCTTGCTTTCTAAATAAAGAACCGGCTGCTAAATTGTTCCACTgttgttttgtttccttattaGCACCATAGATTTCACTCACACTCGTCATCACATCTCACTCTCACATTGGTGTATGTTGGCTTAAATTTGGCTCTGGGGGTGGAACCTATAATCCCAGCCTGAAAAGGTGGATGGgatatttttcaaaggaaaaaaagaatgctgaattCAAATTAGAATGGAAAGCTAATCCAATAAACTTCACTGAAAGACTTGTCAGCACTTGGTGATGGATTAAAATGGTTTGAAAAACagtgaccaatgtggaaatatgttttgtatgacaattCATGTATAACccggatcaaattgcttaccacctcTGAGAGGGGagtaggaagggagggaaggagacaatttgaattttgtaatttcagaaaacatattgaAAATTACTACatttaactgggaaaataaaatattcctgaATAAAACATGGTGCCCAAAACAAGGTAGGCactaagtaaaaaattaaaaagtggtttgaaaaggaggaaggagtcaATCTTTTAACatacctttttctcttccttacaATCCTGgaagctgttttatttttttaaatccttaccttctgtctcagaaaaaaatgactatgcattggttccaagacagaagagtggtaagggttagacaatggaggttaaatgacctgcccagggtcacacagctaggaagtgtccgaggccagatttgaacctaggacctcccatctctaggcctggctctcaatccactgagcaacccagctgtccccaaaccCTGTTTTTGATCTTCACCACAACCTCCAATCCCTCCACTCTTTCAAGCCATCATTTCTTCATTGCTTAGGTTCTAAGCTTGACCCCTTGGTGAAGcagttcaactctacactgtCCTCTTGGGTCCCTTGTTCCCTTATTCTGCAGTTGATCTTGCCCTATGAAGCTTCTGCCTTTTATTTACTCCTACCTCCTACTTCCTTTGCTCAtgttgctgaaaaaaaaaagttggagaatATCATAAAACCGTGTTGCCTGGGCCCACTACAAATCTTAGTTACATGATTTCAGCTAGCCCTTACTATGACAAGATGTCCTTTTACACCTCCCTTTTCAAGTGATGATCCCACTCCACACAGTGATTTAAACTTTCTGTTGCTCCTCCACATCTCACCCTCTTAACTGAGAATCTTGCCTTATCTCACTTAAAATAATTAAGGCCGGAGTTCCAGTAAGATGTGGAGGCGTAGatggagcgaatcttaaaacctcctcacccttaTGCACCGAGATAGAAagcaatgtgcttcgagaagaaagaggaccgaaTCTAagaacgggacagagcagggggaaccctactgcagcacaactaaagaggtacgccaagaaaaaggcttcaatacttgaactgtcaGGACTGAgggcgtagaaggggaatcccaggatcccaaaacgcctcccccacatgctgtgcagagtctccagctgcccggggaaatctcagggctggtgggtgcaccggttgggagagagggccttgctggcataggactcagggagtcaaacacagacactggagaggtgactggaggagaaaaccagagaaacacagcaaaaacgcccagaagatggtggcttagcgagagccaaaccccagagtgcagacagcttggcttcctcataccgagatagagaacgcagggtttcaagaggaaagaaaaccagatcaaacacagtggatagcgcagggggaccccactgctggagagatCAGTTCAGCCaaaaaaaatgctccttcttgtcaccccaccttttttgggttttttttgtttgtttgtttgtttttccctcccctagaggctttgaggttttagccccagggcagactaatccaatccatacagatttaatcccaactATTGGACcgacaagaagtcttccaagggcagagaaaataacttacccctggggggaagatctttcatcaaagatcattaaatgcatctgctcaaattagcagaacaaggaagggaaaaaacgtgagcaagcaacagaaaaagagaaaagaaatgacaattgacagcttctttcaaggaagtgaaaagagagcaaatgaaacagaaatagaagaagaggaagtggttccagtgaactggacacaggctttggaagatctcaaaattcaattaactcaagaatttaaaactcaattaattcaagaacttcaggaattcaaaaaaacaatcaagagaggttgaagacaatttgaaaaaggaaatacatgagctaaaacaagaaaagtattaaaagccagaattggccagcttgaaaatgaagcaaagaaggcaaaagatgatctacaaagaatatcggaccagaaagagaaggatgaccaaaaagccagggatgaaattcagtctttaaaaaacaaaactcaacaactaggaaaaaatgacttcacaaggcagcaagaatatattaaacaaaataaaaaacatgaaaattttgaggagaatatgaaacacctcattgattcaaccaaagatctggagaacagagct
The window above is part of the Gracilinanus agilis isolate LMUSP501 chromosome 4, AgileGrace, whole genome shotgun sequence genome. Proteins encoded here:
- the TCF19 gene encoding transcription factor 19; amino-acid sequence: MLPCFQLLRMGVGRGGDLYTFHPPTGAGCTYHLGLRADLCDVALRPQCEPILISPVHAKLHAEGHGDDWRVSLEDCSSYGTLVNNIRLPRGHQLELSDGDLLTFGPKGPVGASPPEFYFMFQRVRVRPQDFAAITIPRVGGESGGGGGFWPMLPPLGAPQRPLSTLSPAPKATLILSSIGSLSKLQPQPLTFSRVGGGGQGLTLPVALREAGAALPTPPPAPRNRRKSAHKVLAELEDEGEAEESPPRFQAESRKKPRGMKTPVTPSGKRRGRPRKYLPPRTVAPPPAGGGEPCAAPSCTPPQEETVAWVQCDGCDAWFHVACAGCSYRAAREADYRCSSCQP